Proteins encoded by one window of Arabidopsis thaliana chromosome 2, partial sequence:
- a CDS encoding Pyridoxal phosphate (PLP)-dependent transferases superfamily protein (Pyridoxal phosphate (PLP)-dependent transferases superfamily protein; FUNCTIONS IN: pyridoxal phosphate binding, transaminase activity, catalytic activity, O-phospho-L-serine:2-oxoglutarate aminotransferase activity; INVOLVED IN: response to cadmium ion; LOCATED IN: chloroplast; EXPRESSED IN: 23 plant structures; EXPRESSED DURING: 13 growth stages; CONTAINS InterPro DOMAIN/s: Pyridoxal phosphate-dependent transferase, major domain (InterPro:IPR015424), Aminotransferase, class V/Cysteine desulfurase (InterPro:IPR000192), Aminotransferase class-V pyridoxal-phosphate binding site (InterPro:IPR020578), Phosphoserine aminotransferase, subgroup (InterPro:IPR003248), Pyridoxal phosphate-dependent transferase, major region, subdomain 1 (InterPro:IPR015421), Pyridoxal phosphate-dependent transferase, major region, subdomain 2 (InterPro:IPR015422), Phosphoserine aminotransferase (InterPro:IPR022278); BEST Arabidopsis thaliana protein match is: phosphoserine aminotransferase (TAIR:AT4G35630.1); Has 5143 Blast hits to 5141 proteins in 1794 species: Archae - 74; Bacteria - 3425; Metazoa - 166; Fungi - 141; Plants - 61; Viruses - 0; Other Eukaryotes - 1276 (source: NCBI BLink).) produces MAASTNSFLIGNQTQIPSLKPKSISQSFIHFTKPNTINLTTRTKSVSIRCASASTTVGSEQRVINFAAGPAALPENVLLKAQSDLYNWRGSGMSVMEMSHRGKEFLSIIQKAESDLRQLLEIPSEYSVLFLQGGATTQFAALPLNLCKSDDSVDYIVTGSWGDKAFKEAKKYCNPKVIWSGKSEKYTKVPTFDGLEQSSDAKYLHICANETIHGVEFKDYPLVENPDGVLIADMSSNFCSKPVDVSKFGVIYAGAQKNVGPSGVTIVIIRKDLIGNARDITPVMLDYKIHDENSSLYNTPPCFGIYMCGLVFDDLLEQGGLKEVEKKNQRKAELLYNAIDESRGFFRCPVEKSVRSLMNVPFTLEKSELEAEFIKEAAKEKMVQLKGHRSVGGMRASIYNAMPLAGVEKLVAFMKDFQARHA; encoded by the coding sequence ATGGCGGCGTCAACGAACTCATTCCTCATCggaaaccaaacccaaatcCCTTCTTTGAAACCCAAATCAATATCCCAATCCTTTATCCACTTCACTAAACCCAACACCATCAACCTCACCACCCGAACCAAATCCGTTTCAATCCGATGCGCTTCCGCTTCAACCACCGTCGGATCCGAGCAGCGAGTCATCAATTTCGCCGCAGGTCCAGCCGCATTACCGGAAAACGTCCTCCTCAAAGCTCAATCAGATCTCTATAACTGGCGTGGATCTGGTATGAGTGTTATGGAGATGAGTCATCGCGGTAAAGAGTTTCTCTCAATCATTCAAAAAGCTGAATCTGATCTCCGTCAGCTTCTCGAGATTCCATCGGAATATTCCGTTTTGTTCTTACAAGGTGGTGCCACTACTCAATTCGCTGCTTTACCTCTCAATCTCTGTAAATCTGATGATTCCGTTGATTACATTGTTACTGGATCTTGGGGAGATAAAGCTTTTAAGGAAGCTAAGAAATATTGTAACCCTAAAGTGATTTGGTCTGGTAAATCTGAGAAATATACTAAAGTTCCAACCTTTGATGGATTGGAGCAGAGTTCGGACGCCAAGTATTTGCATATATGCGCCAATGAGACTATTCATGGTGTTGAATTTAAAGATTATCCTCTTGTTGAAAACCCTGATGGTGTTCTTATTGCTGATATGTCTTCGAATTTCTGTTCTAAGCCGGTGGATGTATCGAAGTTCGGTGTGATTTACGCTGGTGCTCAGAAGAATGTTGGTCCTTCTGGTGTCACCATTGTGATCATTCGAAAGGATTTGATTGGGAATGCTAGAGATATAACTCCGGTGATGCTTGATTACAAGATTCATGATGAGAACAGCTCGTTGTATAACACGCCACCGTGTTTCGGGATTTATATGTGTGGTCTTgtgtttgatgatttgttgGAGCAAGGTGGTTTGAAggaagtggagaagaagaaccagaGGAAAGCTGAGTTGTTGTACAATGCGATTGATGAGAGTAGAGGGTTTTTCAGGTGTCCTGTTGAGAAGTCTGTGAGGTCTTTGATGAATGTTCCTTTTACGTTGGAGAAATCGGAGTTGGAAGCTGAGTTTATTAAAGAAGCTGCTAAGGAGAAGATGGTGCAGCTTAAGGGACATAGATCAGTGGGAGGTATGAGAGCTTCTATTTACAATGCGATGCCATTGGCTGGTGTCGAAAAGCTTGTTGCTTTCATGAAAGATTTTCAGGCAAGGCATGcttga
- the ATSERAT3;1 gene encoding Trimeric LpxA-like enzymes superfamily protein (ATSERAT3;1; CONTAINS InterPro DOMAIN/s: Hexapeptide transferase, conserved site (InterPro:IPR018357), Serine O-acetyltransferase (InterPro:IPR005881), Trimeric LpxA-like (InterPro:IPR011004), Serine acetyltransferase, N-terminal (InterPro:IPR010493); BEST Arabidopsis thaliana protein match is: serine acetyltransferase 3;2 (TAIR:AT4G35640.1); Has 24316 Blast hits to 24306 proteins in 2619 species: Archae - 371; Bacteria - 18535; Metazoa - 5; Fungi - 223; Plants - 313; Viruses - 18; Other Eukaryotes - 4851 (source: NCBI BLink).): MNGDELPFESGFEVYAKGTHKSEFDSNLLDPRSDPIWDAIREEAKLEAEKEPILSSFLYAGILAHDCLEQALGFVLANRLQNPTLLATQLLDIFYGVMMHDKGIQSSIRHDLQAFKDRDPACLSYSSAILHLKGYHALQAYRVAHKLWNEGRKLLALALQSRISEVFGIDIHPAARIGEGILLDHGTGVVIGETAVIGNGVSILHGVTLGGTGKETGDRHPKIGEGALLGACVTILGNISIGAGAMVAAGSLVLKDVPSHSVVAGNPAKLIRVMEEQDPSLAMKHDATKEFFRHVADGYKGAQSNGPSLSAGDTEKGHTNSTS; encoded by the exons ATGAATGGCGATGAGCTTCCTTTCGAGAGTGGTTTCGAGGTTTACGCTAAGGGAACTCATAAGTCAGAGTTTGACTCGAATTTGCTTGATCCTCGTTCTGATCCTATTTGGGATGCTAtaagagaagaagctaaacTTGAG GCAGAGAAAGAGCCTATTTTGAGTAGCTTCTTGTATGCTGGTATCTTAGCACATGATTGTTTAGAGCAAGCTTTAGGGTTTGTTCTAGCCAACCGTCTCCAAAACCCAACCTTGTTGGCAACACAACTCTTGGATATATTTTATGGTGTTATGATGCATGACAAAGGTATTCAGAGTTCGATTCGCCATGATCTCCAG GCATTTAAAGATCGTGATCCTGCTTGTCTGTCGTATAGTTCTGCTATTTTACATCTGAAG GGTTATCATGCGTTACAAGCATATAGGGTTGCGCATAAACTGTGGAATGAAGGGAGGAAACTATTAGCTCTTGCATTGCAAAGCCGAATAAGCGAG GTTTTTGGCATTGACATACATCCAG CGGCAAGAATTGGGGAGGGAATATTGTTGGATCATGGAACTGGAGTGGTCATTGGTGAGACCGCTGTGATAGGCAACGGTGTCTCGATCTTACAT GGTGTGACTTTAGGAGGAACCGGAAAGGAAACTGGCGATCGCCACCCAAAGATAGGTGAAGGTGCATTGCTTGGAGCTTGTGTGACTATACTTGGTAACATAAGCATAGGTGCTGGAGCAATGGTAGCTGCAGGTTCACTTGTGTTAAAAGACGTTCCTTCGCATAg TGTGGTGGCTGGAAATCCTGCAAAACTGATCAGGGTCATGGAAGAGCAAGACCCGTCTCTAGCAATGAAACACG ATGCTACTAAAGAGTTCTTTCGACATGTAGCTGATGGTTACAAAGGGGCACAATCTAACG GACCATCACTTTCAGCAGGAGATACAGAGAAAGGACACACTAACAGCACATCATGA